ATGGCGATGCGCTGTGCATTGCCGACACGGCCTACCAGCAGTTCCGCGCCCAGGTGCGCCAGCCGGCCTGGCAGGCGGCGCTGCTGGCCAGACCCCTCGAGGAGAGGGTGGCGCTGGCCAGACAGATGCGCGCCGCCAGCCGCGACGGCGGACGGGCTCCCGAGAGCTATGCCGACGCAGATGCTCAGCTGTGCAGCCAGTGGCTGGCTGCCGCAGGCGCCCCGCTGATGATCCACGGCCACACCCACCGCCCCGGCCGCGACAGCCTGCCCGGCGGCGCCGTGCGGGAGGTGCTGTGCGACTGGGAACTGGACCAGGCGCAGCCGCGGGCCGACATGCTGTTCTGGTCTGCCGAAGGTGTGCGGCGGGAGTCCCTGATTCCTCTCTGAGAGCCGAATGATGGGCTGGTGGCAACGCTGGAGGAACTGGCGCGAAGGGCGCGCGCGTTCACGCCATGACATCCCGCCGCCCCTGTGGACCGCGGTGATGGCGCGCTACCCCTTTCTGCAGGGCCTGAGCCCGCCCGAAAGCGAGACGCTGCGCCAGCTCAGCAGCGCGTTTCTGGCGCGCAAGGAGTTTGCGGGAGCCCAGGGGCTGGTCGTCACCGACGAGATGGCCGTGGCCATTGCCGCGCAGGCCTGCCTGCCCATCCTGCACCTGGATCTGGCCCTTTACGACGGCTTCGTCGGCATCGTGGTCCACCCCGATGAGGTGGTGGCACGCCGGCATGTGACCGACCACGACGGGGTGGTGCACGAATACGACGAGTGGCTCAGCGGCGAGGCCATGGCCGGCGGCCCCGTGATGCTGTCCTGGCCGGACGTGGACGAGGCGGGCGAACTGGCCACGGACGGCTACAACGTCGTTGTGCATGAGTTCGCCCATGTCATCGACATGTGCAATGGCGAGGCCGACGGTGTTCCGCCGCAACCCAGCCTGACGGCCCAGACCCACTGGATCGAGGTGCTGGACGGAGCCCTGGACGATTTCTGCCGGCGACTCGACGCGGGCCAGCCCACCTTGCTCGACCCCTATGGCGCCGAAGGCCCGCAGGAGTTCTTCGCCGTGGCCACCGAGGCCTTCTTCGTCAACCCACACCCCTTCCGACAGCACCACCCCGACCTGCACGCGCTGTTCAGGGACTACTTCCGCCAGGATCCGGCCAAGCGCTGAGAACCGCAGACATCTGCCCAACGCAAAAGAGCACCCGGAGGTGCTCTCTTCTTTGTGAGGCCGCGCTGTCAGTTACGCGGCCGTGGCCTCGGCCTTGGGCTTGTCACCACTCTTGCCGGCCGGCTGGATGTCCAGTTGCACCTGGCCTTCGGCGTCCACGTCCACGGTCAAGCGACCGCCATCCACCAGGCGACCGAACAGCAGTTCGTCGGCCAGGGCCTTGCGGATGGTGTCCTGGATCAGACGCTGCATCGGCCGGGCCCCCATCAGCGGGTCGAAACCGCGCTTGGCCAGGTGCTGCCGCAGGGCATCGGTGAAGGTGACCTCGACCTTCTTCTCGGCCAACTGCTCTTCCAGTTGCAGCAGGAACTTGTCGACCACCCGCAGGATGATCTCCTCGTCCAGGGCGCGGAAGTTGATGATGGCGTCCAGGCGGTTGCGGAATTCCGGCGTGAACAGGCGCTTGATGTCGCCCATCTCATCGCCCTGCTCACGGCGGGTGGTGAAGCCGATGGTGGACTTCTGCATGGTCTCGGCGCCCGCGTTGGTCGTCATGATGATGATGACGTTGCGGAAGTCGGCCTTGCGCCCGTTGTTGTCGGTCAACGTGCCATGGTCCATCACCTGCAGCAGCACGTTGAAGACGTCCGGGTGCGCCTTCTCGATCTCGTCGAGCAGCAGCACCGCATGCGGCTTCTTGGTGATGGCTTCGGTCAGCAGACCGCCTTGGTCGAAACCCACGTAGCCCGGAGGCGCGCCGATCAGACGGCTGACCGCATGACGCTCCATGTACTCCGACATGTCGAAGCGGATGAGCTCGATGCCCAGGATGAAGGCCAGCTGCTTGGCCACCTCGGTCTTGCCAACGCCGGTGGGGCCGCTGAACAGGAAGGCACCGATGGGCTTGTCCGCACGACCCAGCCCTGAGCGGGCCATCTTGATGGCCGAGGACAGTGCTTCCACCGCGGGATCCTGACCGAAGACCACGCTCTTGAGGTCGCGGTCCAGGCTCTTGAGCTTGCCACGGTCGTCGCTGGACACATTGGCCGGCGGGATGCGGGCGATCTTGGCGACGATCTCTTCGACCTCGTTGCGGGTGATGGTTTTCTTCTGCTTGCTCTTGGGCAGCACGCGCTGGGCCGCCCCCGCCTCGTCGATCACGTCGATCGCCTTGTCGGGCAGATGGCGGTCATTGATGTACTTGGCCGACAGCTCGGCCGCCGCCTGCAGAGCGCCCAGGGCGTACTTGACGCTGTGGTGCTCTTCGAAACGAGACTTCAGGCCCTTGAGGATCTCCACCGTCTGCTCGACCGAAGGCTCGACCACATCGACCTTCTGGAAGCGACGGGACAGGGCCGCATCCTTCTCGAAGATGCCGCGGTACTCCTGGAAGGTCGTGGCACCGATGCACTTCATCGCACCGCTGGACAAGGCGGGCTTGAGCAGGTTGCTGGCGTCCAGGGTGCCACCCGAGGCCGCCCCCGCACCGATGAGGGTATGGATCTCGTCGATGAACAGGATGGCCTTGGGCTGCTCCTTGAGCTGCTTGAGCACACCCTTGAGCCGCTGCTCGAAGTCGCCGCGGTATTTGGTACCGGCCAGCAGAGCCCCCATGTCCAGCGCATAGACGATGGCGTCGGAGAGCACCTCCGGCACGTCGCCCTCGGTGATGCGCCAGGCCAAGCCTTCGGCAATGGCCGTCTTGCCCACGCCGGCTTCACCCACCAGCAGGGGATTGTTCTTGCGGCGACGGCACAGCACCTGGACGACTCGCTCGACCTCGGACTCGCGCCCGATCAGCGGATCGATCTTGCCTTCCTTGGCCTGCTGGTTGAGGTTGGTGGTGAACTGCTCCAGCGGAGATCCCTTGCCCTCGCCACCCTCTTCCTTCTCTCCTTCCGGGGCGCCGCCCTCGCTGCCGCTGCCCTTGGCGGGCTCCGGCGGATCGGACTTCTTGATGCCGTGGGCGATGAAATTCACCACATCCAGCCGCGTGACACCCTGCTGGTGCAGGTAATAGACCGCGTGGGAATCCTTCTCGCCGAAGATGGCCACCAGCACGTTCGCGCCGGTCACCTCCTTCTTGCCGCCACCGGTGGACTGCACATGCATGATGGCGCGCTGGATCACCCGCTGGAAGCCCAGCGTCGGTTGGGTGTCGACCTCGTCGGTCCCGCCCACCGTCGGGGTGTTCTCCCTGATGAAAGCCACCAGGCTTTTGCGCAGGTCCTCGATGTTGGCAGCGCAGGCGCGCAGAACCTCGGCCGCGGAGGGGTTGTCCAGCAACGCGAGCAGCAGGTGCTCCACGGTGATGAACTCATGGCGCTGCTGACGGGCCTCGACGAAGGCCATGTGCAGGCTGACTTCAAGTTCTTGCGCGATCATGCGGCCTCCATAATGCATTGAAGCGGGTGTCCGGAGCGGCGTGCTGCTGCGAGCACCAGTTCGACCTTGGTCGCGGCGATGTCCTTGCTGAACACCCCGCAGACCGCACGCCCCTCATGGTGGATCTTCAACATGATTTGGGTGGCGGCCTCTAGATCAAGCCTGAAATATTCTTGCAGCACCATCACCACGAACTCCATCGGGGTGAAGTCGTCGTTCAGCATGACCACCTGGTACATGCGGGGAGGACGCGTACGCTGTGCCTTGCGCTCGGCAACGACCGAGCCCTGCCCATCCTCGGGCTTGGACGTCGAAGCCCCTCCAGGGGGCAAGGAAGGTCGGTTCGAAGGCATGAAATCAGTATAGCCACTTGATAGTCCGTTCACACTGGTAGGGAATGGTCCTCCGGACCGCCCTGGCGCAAGCGCCAAAAAGTGACACATTGCAAGGGCAGTTCCTCCGCCCGTGACACCTCATCACCTTGCACGAAACACGGATACCGATGGTGATTGACACCCGCCCGTCATGTGCCAAAAATTGTCAGTAATAAAAGCCTGAAAAAGGCCAAAGGAGGAAAACGATGGAAGCCATCGGCACTGTGAAATGGTTCAACGACGCCAAAGGCTTTGGCTTCATTGAGCCGGAGAGCGGCGGCGGCGACGTATTTGCCCACTTTTCCGCCATTCAGATGGATGGCTTCAGGACCCTCAAGCAGGGTGGGAAAGTCCGCTTCGAACTTGTCCAGGGCCCCAAGGGGCAGATGGCGCAGAACATCCGCCCACTGGAGGAGCCCGTCCGCTCCTGAGCGCGACCGTATCCGACAACAAAAAGCCCGGCACCGCTTACGCGGTGCCGGGCTTTTTTCGGGGGTCAAAAACCGGCCAACTGACCGGTGTTCAGACTCACATGTTGTCGATCATCACCTGGCCGAAACCGGAGCAGGACACCTGGGTGGCGCCATCCATCAGGCGGGCGAAGTCATAAGTGACCTTCTTGCTCAGGATGGACTTCTCCATGGAGGCGATGACCAGATCGGCCGCCTCGGTCCAGCCCATGTGACGCAGCATCATCTCGGCCGACAGGATCTCGGAACCCGGGTTCACATAGTCCTTGCCCGCGTACTTCGGCGCCGTGCCGTGCGTGGCTTCGAACATCGCCACCGAGTCGCTCAGGTTGGCTCCCGGGGCAATGCCGATGCCGCCCACCTGGGCCGCCAGCGCGTCAGAGATGTAGTCGCCGTTCAGGTTCAGGGTGGCGATCACCGAGTACTCGGCCGGGCGCAGCAGAATCTGCTGCAGGAAGGCATCGGCGATCGAATCCTTGATCACGATGTCCTTGCCGGTCTTCGGGTTCTTGAACTTGCACCACGGACCGCCGTCGATCAGCTCGGCGCCGAACTCCTTCTGGGCCAGGGCGTAACCCCAGTCACGGAAGCCACCTTCGGTGAACTTCATGATGTTGCCCTTGTGGACCAGGGTCACGCTGGGCTTGTCATTGTCGATCGCGTATTGGATGGCCTTGCGCACCAGACGCTCGGTGCCCTCGCGAGACACCGGCTTGACACCGATGCCAGAGGTCTCGGGGAAGCGGATCTTCTTGACGCCCATTTCCTCGATCAGGAACTTGATGACCTTCTTGGCCTTCTCGCTCTCGGCTTCCCATTCGACGCCGGCGTAGATGTCTTCCGAGTTCTCGCGGAAGATCACCATGTCGATCTTCTCCGGCGCCTTGACCGGGGAGGGCACGCCCTTGAAGTACTGCACCGGACGCAGGCACACGTACAGATCCAGCTCTTGACGCAGCGCCACATTCAGGGAACGGATGCCGCCACCCACGGGAGTGGTCAGCGGGCCCTTGATGGACACCACATAGTCACGCAGCACTTCCAGCGTCTCGGCCGGCAGCCACACGTCGGGGCCGTAGACCTTCGTGGACTTCTCGCCCGCGTAGATCTCCATCCAGTGGATCTTGCGCGCGCCGGCGTAAGCCTTGGCCACAGCAGCGTCCACCACCTTGATCATCACCGGAGTGATATCAAAGCCCGTGCCGTCGCCTTCGATGTAAGGAATGATCGGGTTGTTCGGCACATTGAGCGAGAAGTCCGCGTTGACGGTGATCTTCTGCCCACCCTCGGGCACCTTGATGTGCTGGTACATGTCGCTAGGCTCCAGGCGTCGTTATGAAAAGATGTTCCAGAGTCTGAAATTCTAGTTCAGACCAACTGTCTTTCGGCTGACGTTCGCATGCAAAACCCTGCACGTCCCGCAGCAGCCGACGGGACTCAGGAAATGCAGTAAGCCGCCACGCGCATCCAGAGATCGTGCCCGAGCGCCCACGCGGAGGCCACGGCCAGTGCGGCGCCGGACAGGCGGGTCACCCACCCCATGACGCCGGCCTGAGCTGCGGAGTTCTGCTGCCCCATCCAGCGCAGCAGCAGGGCGGGCACGGCCCCCAGGGCCAAGGAAGAGGCCAAGGCGAAGACGGTCATCACCAACGCGCCGCCCCAAGGCCCGTTGGCCAGGGCCGCCACCACCAAGGCCGATTGAAGCAACCCGCAGGGCCAGGCCACCCACAGCATGCCCGCGCCCAGGGCCTTGCCCGGCCCTCTCACACGCTGCCAACCTCCCGACAGGGTGGTGGCGCGCTGCCCGCCCCGTCCCAGGCGGTCCAGCCAGGCAGGCTGCCGTCCGGTCACCAGCAGCCAGATGCCCAGCGCCAGGGCCGCCATGTGCGCCAGCCCCCACAAGGGACGCAAGGCCGGACTGATTTGCCCCAGTTCACCCAATGCGGAAACACTGGATGCCGCAATGGCGCCGGCCGCCGCGTAGCCGAGCACCCGGCCCAGGTGAAAACTGCCCCACGCGAAACGCCCGCCGCCACAAGCCCCGACAGCCGCGGCACTGGAAGCGCCGCACATGGCCACGCAGTGGACCGTGCCGGCCAGCCCCATCATCAGGGCACTGAAGATCAACGCATAGTTCACCTTCAGATGATGCGCGAGAAACGCTCCCTGACGCGATCCGCCTGAAGATGCTTGTCAAACGCCATGGCAATGGCGCGGACGAAGAACCATCCCTTGGCGGTGACCTGGAGCGCTCCAGGCTCCCGAACCACCAACCCCATGGCCTCGTAGGGCGCCAGGGATTCCAGCTCCGACCTGAAGTACTCCGGCACCTTGATCAGGTGGGACAGTTCGATCGACTCGAATTCCAGGCGCCCCTGGCACATCAGGGCCATGATCACCGCGCGTCGCAGCAGGTCATCGCGTGTGAGCGCCAGCCCGCGGACGATAGGAAACTGCCCCTGGCGCACCGCATCGTAGTACTCGGGCAATGTCTTGGCATTCTGGCTGTAGGTGGCGCCCATGCGTCCAATGGCAGACACCCCCAGGCCGATCAGATCGCAGTCAGGCTGGGTGCTGTAGCCCTGGAAATTCCGATGCAGCCGCCCTTGCCGCTTGGCCGCGGCCAGAGCGTCGCCCGGCAGTGCGAAGTGATCCATGCCGATGTAGGTGTAGCCGCCGGACAGGAAGCCGGCGATCGCACCGGACAGCATCGTCACCCGATCAGCAGCGGTGGGCAACTCGGCAGGGTCGATGCGTCGCTGCGGCTTGAACCGCTGGGGCAAATGCGCATAGGCATACAGCGCGATGCGGTCAGGCCGCAGTTCGCCGACCAAATCGATCGTCCTTGCGAAAGAGGCGGGGTTCTGTTTGGGCAGGCCGTAGATCAGATCCACGTTCACGGATTCATAGCCGAGGTCACGCGCACTTCGGACCAGATCACGAACGCTCTCGAACGATTGCACGCGGTGCACGGCCTTCTGAACCTCGGCATCGAAGTCCTGCACGCCGAAGCTCAGACGGTTGAATCCCAACTCCCGCCAGCGGGCCAAGCGCTCTGCAGAGGCCGTGCGGGGATCCACCTCGATGGAGATCTCCGCGCCCGGCGCCAGCTGGAAGGCCCGACGCAGGGACGTCATCAGCCGCGCGAGTTCTTCATCGCTCAGGAAGGTGGGCGACCCGCCTCCCAAGTGGAGCTGCGACACCACCTGGGGCTCGCCCAGTGCCTTGGCGTGAAGATCGATCTCGAGATCCAACGCATCCAGGTACTCACCGGCGCGTTCATGGTGCTTGGTGATGACCTTGTTGCAAGCACAGTAGTAGCAGACCGACTCGCAGAAGGGGATGTGGATGTAGAGCGACAGCGGCGGCTTGCCCCCGACCACCGCCCCTTCCGCACGCTGCCGCAAGGCGCAGGCATAGTCGTGCGCCGTGAACGCCTCGACAAACCGGTCTGCCGTCGGGTAGGAGGTGTAGCGGGGGCCGGGAACGTCGAATTGCCGCAACAAGTCAACCGGCAGCTGCACATCGGCGGAGTCTGAGATCTGTACCATGCCGCCATGGTGCCAGCCGTCCCGCGCCCGGTCTTGATTTGACTCAAGCAACCACCCATACTGATCGGGACAATTGCGCTCCTGCACCCGGGCTTCCATGGCGCGTCTGAAGCGCGCCATCGCGCAGCAAGACGGATGCTTCTTTGATAATGGGCCTATGACCGACGCCACCCAAGTGAAACCCGACGCGTTCAAGGTCGCGTGCTCCAGCTGCAATCTGCGCGAACTTTGCCTGCCCGTGGGGCTCGCCCGTCCCGATCTGGAAAGACTGGATGCCCTGGTGGCCACGCGCCGCAGCGTGGCCCGGGGCGACATGCTGTTCCGTGCCGGAGATGCCTTCCAGTCGCTTTATGCTGTTCGCACGGGCTTCTTCAAGACCTGCGTCTCCTCGGAGGATGGTCGCGATCAGGTGACCGGTTTCCAGATGGCGGGAGAACTGCTGGGGCTGGATGGCATCAGCAACGATCGCCACTCGTGCGACGCAGTGGCCCTGGAGGACTCCCAGGTCTGCATCATCCCCTATGGCCAGTTGGAGTCACTGTCGCGCGAGTTCACCGACCTGCAGCATCAGTTCCACAAGATCATGAGCCGCGAGATTGTTCGCGACCATGGCGTGATGCTGCTGCTGGGCAGCATGCGGGCCGAAGAGCGGCTGGCCGCCTTCCTGATGAACCTGACCCAGCGCCTGCAGGCGCGGGGCTTCTCGGCCTCGTCACTGATACTTCGGATGACCCGGGAAGAAATCGGCAGCTACCTGGGACTCAAGCTCGAGACCGTGAGCCGTACGTTCTCCAAGTTCCAGGATGACGGCCTGCTGGAAGTCAAGCAGAGACACATCCGCATCATCGACCAGGACGGTCTTCAGCAGTTGATCAACGGCGCCCACTGCTGATTCTTGGCGGCCGCCATCGGGAGATGGCGGTCAACCCCAGTCAGGCAGGATGCGCCGCATCCCTGGGGTCTTGTGAGGAGGCCGGCGGCAGACTCAGCAACTGGGTCAGCCCTGCCGCGATGGAAATCACCCCCCAGAAGATGAGGAATGTCGCGGAGTAGATGGCCGACAGGCTCCAGTTCACCCTGTCCGCGCCGAACCAGTGAAGTTCGCTGGGGTCAACGACGACGAAGACCAGGGCCTCTGCAACCCCCGCCATCAGAAACGCAGGCCACAGCACACAGAGCAACCTGACCGAGCACATGCGGGCAGATTCGGACATGGCAATGCTCCTTCCATCCAGACAGGTTCGAAGGACACCGACTGCCGCGGCGGGGGGGGTTGCCCCCTCCTGAAAATCAGGGCTCTTGCTTGGGCGTCGCCGCATGGTTCCGCGCGGCGAGCGCAGGGGTCATGCTGTCCACCCCATCATGAACCTCGGATGCTCCACCCGACTCGTCCCTCAGCAGCACGGGATCGGCACCGCGAACAGCCACCACGGCAGAAATGACGCTGGCGATGACCACCGAGAGCGGACCGGAAATCACCAGCCACACCATCGGGTGCCGCCACCAAGGCTTTTGTGCATCCTGTGCCTGGGCTGCGGTGCTGGCAACAGGGGAAACTTCGGATGCCGACATGTCTTAATTCCTCAGGTGCCGCTCAGCGGGGCACCATGAAAGTGGACTTCTCTTCCACCTGAACAGGATGGGTCTTGTCGTCATGAGCCAAGCGCTCGACGTCGAATTGGATTCCGTGCATGCCACTGCCGACCTGCTGTGCCGCCTCGAAGGGAATCTGAGCGCTCACCGTGATCCAACGTGCCTCGGCCGGGTCCAACTCGAACGACGACGGTCCCGCGATCATGATTCCTGGCAAGCCGCGCACGTTCAACTGGTACTTCTGCTTCTCTTCGGCCGAGTTCATGATCTGGATCCGGTACACGTTCTCGACGCGACCATCATCCACGATGCGCGCCAGCGAAGCGCGGTCCCGCACCACATCCACCCGGAATGGGCTGCGCAGATAGATGCTCAGCGCGAAGGCCGACAGGATCGCGATCAGGATGGTGGTGTAGATCAGCACACGGGGACGGAAGATGCGGCGCATCATCGACCCGCGATCCAGATGCTGCTCCAGGCCATTCTCGGTAGCGTAGCGGATCAGCCCCCGCTGGTACCCCATCTTGTCCATGATGCCGTTGCAAACATCGATGCAGGCCGCACAACCGATGCACTCGTATTGCAGGCCCTTGCGAATATCGATGCCGGTGGGGCACACCTGAACGCACAAACCGCAATCGACACAAGACCCCAAGCCCATCTTGGCGGGATCGGCCTTCTTGGACCTCGAACCACGCGGCTCACCGCGCTCGGTGTCGTAACTGATGATCAGGGTATCCCGGTCGAACATCACGCTCTGGAACCGGGCATAAGGGCACATGTACTTGCAAACCTGCTCGCGCATGTAGCCGGCATTGCCATACGTGGCAAAGCCATAAAACAGCACCCAGAACCATTCCCAGGGGCCAAAACTCAGCGTCAACGCTTCATGACCCAGAACGCGAATCGGGGTGAAGTAGCCGACAAAGGTGAAACCCGTCCACAAGCCGAACAGAATCCAGGCGAGTTGCTTGCCGCTTCTGCGCAGCAGACGCTCCAAGGTCCAAGGACCCTGGTCCAGCCGCATGCGCTGAGCCCGGTCTCCCTCGAACTTCTGCTCGAACCACATGTAGATCTCGGTGTAGACCGTCTGAGGACAGGCATATCCACACCAGAGACGCCCCGCCACCGCCGTGAAAAGGAAAAGGCTGTAGGCAGAGACAATCAAGAGACCCGTCAGGTAGATGAAATCCTGAGGGTAGAGAACCAGCCCGAAGATGTAAAACCTGCGGGCGCCCAAGTCGAAAAGAATCGCTTGGCGGTCATTCCAGCTCAGCCAAGGCAGCCCGTAAAACACGAGCTGAGTGAGCCAGACCAGAGCCCAACGCCAGGTTGCAAACCAACCGGTGACGCTGCGGGCATAAATCTTACGGGACTTCTGGTAGAGCGATACCACCTCCGCCACACTGTCTTTGCCAGAATCTGGCGCCTGCTCGACGGGAGAGGATGAAATAGGGGTGGTGGTATCGCTCATGTCGTCACTTTAGCTCACTGAGCCGCGACCTTCGTGTTCTGAGACAAATTCCAGACATAGGCCGTCAGCACCTTGATCTGCTCAGGCGTG
This sequence is a window from Ideonella dechloratans. Protein-coding genes within it:
- the clpS gene encoding ATP-dependent Clp protease adapter ClpS, with the translated sequence MPSNRPSLPPGGASTSKPEDGQGSVVAERKAQRTRPPRMYQVVMLNDDFTPMEFVVMVLQEYFRLDLEAATQIMLKIHHEGRAVCGVFSKDIAATKVELVLAAARRSGHPLQCIMEAA
- the hemN gene encoding oxygen-independent coproporphyrinogen III oxidase produces the protein MVQISDSADVQLPVDLLRQFDVPGPRYTSYPTADRFVEAFTAHDYACALRQRAEGAVVGGKPPLSLYIHIPFCESVCYYCACNKVITKHHERAGEYLDALDLEIDLHAKALGEPQVVSQLHLGGGSPTFLSDEELARLMTSLRRAFQLAPGAEISIEVDPRTASAERLARWRELGFNRLSFGVQDFDAEVQKAVHRVQSFESVRDLVRSARDLGYESVNVDLIYGLPKQNPASFARTIDLVGELRPDRIALYAYAHLPQRFKPQRRIDPAELPTAADRVTMLSGAIAGFLSGGYTYIGMDHFALPGDALAAAKRQGRLHRNFQGYSTQPDCDLIGLGVSAIGRMGATYSQNAKTLPEYYDAVRQGQFPIVRGLALTRDDLLRRAVIMALMCQGRLEFESIELSHLIKVPEYFRSELESLAPYEAMGLVVREPGALQVTAKGWFFVRAIAMAFDKHLQADRVRERFSRII
- a CDS encoding nitrogen fixation protein FixH: MSASEVSPVASTAAQAQDAQKPWWRHPMVWLVISGPLSVVIASVISAVVAVRGADPVLLRDESGGASEVHDGVDSMTPALAARNHAATPKQEP
- the icd gene encoding NADP-dependent isocitrate dehydrogenase, with translation MYQHIKVPEGGQKITVNADFSLNVPNNPIIPYIEGDGTGFDITPVMIKVVDAAVAKAYAGARKIHWMEIYAGEKSTKVYGPDVWLPAETLEVLRDYVVSIKGPLTTPVGGGIRSLNVALRQELDLYVCLRPVQYFKGVPSPVKAPEKIDMVIFRENSEDIYAGVEWEAESEKAKKVIKFLIEEMGVKKIRFPETSGIGVKPVSREGTERLVRKAIQYAIDNDKPSVTLVHKGNIMKFTEGGFRDWGYALAQKEFGAELIDGGPWCKFKNPKTGKDIVIKDSIADAFLQQILLRPAEYSVIATLNLNGDYISDALAAQVGGIGIAPGANLSDSVAMFEATHGTAPKYAGKDYVNPGSEILSAEMMLRHMGWTEAADLVIASMEKSILSKKVTYDFARLMDGATQVSCSGFGQVMIDNM
- the clpA gene encoding ATP-dependent Clp protease ATP-binding subunit ClpA, with translation MIAQELEVSLHMAFVEARQQRHEFITVEHLLLALLDNPSAAEVLRACAANIEDLRKSLVAFIRENTPTVGGTDEVDTQPTLGFQRVIQRAIMHVQSTGGGKKEVTGANVLVAIFGEKDSHAVYYLHQQGVTRLDVVNFIAHGIKKSDPPEPAKGSGSEGGAPEGEKEEGGEGKGSPLEQFTTNLNQQAKEGKIDPLIGRESEVERVVQVLCRRRKNNPLLVGEAGVGKTAIAEGLAWRITEGDVPEVLSDAIVYALDMGALLAGTKYRGDFEQRLKGVLKQLKEQPKAILFIDEIHTLIGAGAASGGTLDASNLLKPALSSGAMKCIGATTFQEYRGIFEKDAALSRRFQKVDVVEPSVEQTVEILKGLKSRFEEHHSVKYALGALQAAAELSAKYINDRHLPDKAIDVIDEAGAAQRVLPKSKQKKTITRNEVEEIVAKIARIPPANVSSDDRGKLKSLDRDLKSVVFGQDPAVEALSSAIKMARSGLGRADKPIGAFLFSGPTGVGKTEVAKQLAFILGIELIRFDMSEYMERHAVSRLIGAPPGYVGFDQGGLLTEAITKKPHAVLLLDEIEKAHPDVFNVLLQVMDHGTLTDNNGRKADFRNVIIIMTTNAGAETMQKSTIGFTTRREQGDEMGDIKRLFTPEFRNRLDAIINFRALDEEIILRVVDKFLLQLEEQLAEKKVEVTFTDALRQHLAKRGFDPLMGARPMQRLIQDTIRKALADELLFGRLVDGGRLTVDVDAEGQVQLDIQPAGKSGDKPKAEATAA
- the ccoG gene encoding cytochrome c oxidase accessory protein CcoG, which gives rise to MSDTTTPISSSPVEQAPDSGKDSVAEVVSLYQKSRKIYARSVTGWFATWRWALVWLTQLVFYGLPWLSWNDRQAILFDLGARRFYIFGLVLYPQDFIYLTGLLIVSAYSLFLFTAVAGRLWCGYACPQTVYTEIYMWFEQKFEGDRAQRMRLDQGPWTLERLLRRSGKQLAWILFGLWTGFTFVGYFTPIRVLGHEALTLSFGPWEWFWVLFYGFATYGNAGYMREQVCKYMCPYARFQSVMFDRDTLIISYDTERGEPRGSRSKKADPAKMGLGSCVDCGLCVQVCPTGIDIRKGLQYECIGCAACIDVCNGIMDKMGYQRGLIRYATENGLEQHLDRGSMMRRIFRPRVLIYTTILIAILSAFALSIYLRSPFRVDVVRDRASLARIVDDGRVENVYRIQIMNSAEEKQKYQLNVRGLPGIMIAGPSSFELDPAEARWITVSAQIPFEAAQQVGSGMHGIQFDVERLAHDDKTHPVQVEEKSTFMVPR
- the fnr gene encoding fumarate/nitrate reduction transcriptional regulator Fnr, producing the protein MTDATQVKPDAFKVACSSCNLRELCLPVGLARPDLERLDALVATRRSVARGDMLFRAGDAFQSLYAVRTGFFKTCVSSEDGRDQVTGFQMAGELLGLDGISNDRHSCDAVALEDSQVCIIPYGQLESLSREFTDLQHQFHKIMSREIVRDHGVMLLLGSMRAEERLAAFLMNLTQRLQARGFSASSLILRMTREEIGSYLGLKLETVSRTFSKFQDDGLLEVKQRHIRIIDQDGLQQLINGAHC
- a CDS encoding cold shock domain-containing protein; translated protein: MEAIGTVKWFNDAKGFGFIEPESGGGDVFAHFSAIQMDGFRTLKQGGKVRFELVQGPKGQMAQNIRPLEEPVRS
- a CDS encoding UDP-2,3-diacylglucosamine diphosphatase gives rise to the protein MAFISDLHLSEDLPRTTAAFERLLETVQADALFILGDLFEYWVGDDMLALPFEARCAQALRVATRRLPIHVLRGNRDFLLGERFFAETGCRDLPDPTVLRAAWGDSLLVTHGDALCIADTAYQQFRAQVRQPAWQAALLARPLEERVALARQMRAASRDGGRAPESYADADAQLCSQWLAAAGAPLMIHGHTHRPGRDSLPGGAVREVLCDWELDQAQPRADMLFWSAEGVRRESLIPL
- a CDS encoding M90 family metallopeptidase, with amino-acid sequence MMGWWQRWRNWREGRARSRHDIPPPLWTAVMARYPFLQGLSPPESETLRQLSSAFLARKEFAGAQGLVVTDEMAVAIAAQACLPILHLDLALYDGFVGIVVHPDEVVARRHVTDHDGVVHEYDEWLSGEAMAGGPVMLSWPDVDEAGELATDGYNVVVHEFAHVIDMCNGEADGVPPQPSLTAQTHWIEVLDGALDDFCRRLDAGQPTLLDPYGAEGPQEFFAVATEAFFVNPHPFRQHHPDLHALFRDYFRQDPAKR
- a CDS encoding sulfite exporter TauE/SafE family protein; this translates as MNYALIFSALMMGLAGTVHCVAMCGASSAAAVGACGGGRFAWGSFHLGRVLGYAAAGAIAASSVSALGELGQISPALRPLWGLAHMAALALGIWLLVTGRQPAWLDRLGRGGQRATTLSGGWQRVRGPGKALGAGMLWVAWPCGLLQSALVVAALANGPWGGALVMTVFALASSLALGAVPALLLRWMGQQNSAAQAGVMGWVTRLSGAALAVASAWALGHDLWMRVAAYCIS